TGCGACTGTGCATCCGGAGAAGTTGAACGCAATCGGAAGTTCGACGGATGCTGTTCCATTCTTCTCGATTTTCACAGGGATTTTATTTGCGAACTTGTTCTATTGGTCGTTGAACCAATATGTCATTCAACGTGTGCTCGGAGCAAAGGATTTAAAGGAAGGGCAAAAAGGAGTCTTGATGACCGGTTTTTTAAAGTTGTTAGTTCCAGTCTTCATGCTGATTCCTGGGATCATTGCCTATCATTTGTACGGGAATACACTAACGAGCGGTGATTTGTCATACCCGCGACTCATTACGGAGTTGTTGCCGGTTTCGTTGATGGGATTTTTCTTGGCTGTCTTACTTGGAGCCGTCTTCAGTTCGTTTAACTCGCTTCTAAACAGCATTGCGACACTTTTTGTCCTCGATATCTATCAGCCGGTGTTTGCGAAAGAGGCGAGTGATGAACATCTGATTCGTGTCAGTAAATGGTTTGGGACAATCGTTGCTCTAATTTCTTTCATCATTGCACCATTCTTGATGTATGCGCCGGACGGTTTATGGAGTTTGATTCGGCAATTCACAGGATTTTTCAACATTCCAATTCTCGTCATCGTATTAATGGGAATTTTCATGAAACGAATCCCAGCGATTGCAGCGAAAATCGTCATCGTCTTTCACGTGTTCGCGTACTACTTATTCGTTTTCGGTTTCAAACAACTGTTCGGCTGGGATCATGGCATTAGCTATATTCATGGGTACGGCATTCTACTCGTGATTGAAGTACTGTTCATGGTATTCATGGGCTATCGTTATCCAGCGGTCCAGTCAAGAAAGGTCAATCGACGACAGTCTGTCGAACTCACTCCATGGAAGTTCGCGATTCCTGTTTCGATTCTGTTATGTACATCAATCATTTGGACGTACGTCTTGTTTTCAAAAATCGGACTGGCTTCTACAGCAGGCATCGTATCGATTTGGTTCTGGCCGGTTACGTTAGGACTTGTCATCGCAACGATCGTATTATGGCGTGTGTCGCTAAACGCTTGGGAAGCGAAGTACCGGACCTATCTCGAAGAAGAGTATCGTCAAGCCGAATAATCCTCTCGCAGAAGGCATGACATATCGGGTAAGATGAAAGAAAAACAGGAGGCGATCTTCGTGAATTACTGGTACCACTTCAAGCGTGCCTTCTTACCGATCGCATTATTGCTTGTGACGCTTGCCTTGTACCAAATGATTTATCGTTTGAATAACATCTGGTATTCGCTTGGAGGACTTCTACTTGTCTTTGCGGCGATTTACTTCGTCATGCGTCGTCTAAAAGCGAACCCAGAGGATTGAATGAGCAGGAAAGTCGAGTCCATTCTCTGAACGCGGTAAAATAGACACATACAGAGGAGGGGAAGATAGATGGCAAAAGCAATATTTGCAGGTGGTTGTTTCTGGTGCATGGTCAAGCCATTCCATAAATATGATGGGGTAGAGCAGGTCATTTCAGGATATACCGGTGGTCATACAGAGAACCCGACTTATAAAGAGGTCTGTTCGGAAACGACAGGTCACTTGGAGGCGGTTGAAGTTACGTACGATCCGTCCGTCATTACGTACGAAGAATTACTCGAGATTTTCTGGCGTCAAATCGACCCGACAGATGGCGGAGGTCAATTCAATGACCGTGGTGAATCGTACCAACCGGCTATCTTTTATGTCGATGAAGCACAGCGTGAAGCAGCTGAGCGTTCAAAAGCTGAACTTGACGCATCAGGACGCTTCTCGCGTCCAGTCGCGGTAGAGATTCGTCCAGAAAAGCCGTTTTGGCCAGCTGAAGAATATCACCAAGATTATTATAAAAAGAATCCGTTCCGTTATCAGATGTATAGTGTCGGCTCAGGTCGCGCGAAATTCATCAAGGAAGCGTGGAAGGACCAAGGTAAGGAAAAAGAACTGAAAGAGCGTCTGACACCAATTCAGTATAAAGTCACACAAGAGAACGGGACAGAGCCTGCTTTCCGTAACGAATACTGGGATGAAGAACGTCCAGGACTGTACGTCGATATCGTCGATGGTACACCACTCTTCACATCGAAAGATAAATTCCAGTCAAACTGTGGTTGGCCGAGTTTCGCTAAACCGATCTCAGAAGACAAGATGGAAGTCGAACTCGATACGAGTCACGGGATGACGCGGACGGAAGTGCGTTCTGCGAATGCGGATAGTCACCTCGGTCATATCTTCGATGATGGTCCGACAGAACTTGGTGGTCTTCGATACTGTATCAACTCAGCGGCGTTACGATTTATTCCGCTTGAAGAGCTTGATTCGGCAGGATACGGGGAATATAAAAAACATTTCGAGTAACACGTAAGGAGCAGTCAAACGATTTCGTTTTGACTGCTCTTTTTTCAAATAGAAGGGAGAGAATCGAATGTTTCGACCCGTATATGAAGAGATTCGACAAATGACGATTGCGAAGGTACTTGATTTCTACGATCATGAAATTCGTCAGCTCAATGAGCAAGCACGTCAGGAAAAATACGACAAGATGAGCTTGAGTCCGTTTCGCTTTTTCCGTGGAAGTTCGCATTTGTTTTATTACGATGTGACGCGAATCCCTCTTGGTTTTGATACACCTCGTGATAAACCAACGTGGATTCAGGGCGATCTTCACTTTGAGAACTTTGGTGTCCATGGCAATGCGAAGGGAGAGATCATCTACGACGTCAATGACTTTGATGAAGGATACTTAGGATCCTACCTGTACGATTTGATTCGAATGGCAGTCTCCGTTCGGTTGTTCGCCGAAGAGGCAGGATACGATCCGATTCCTGCGATTCGAAATTATGTCCTCGAATACTTACACGATTTAAAAAAGTACGCTCTCGGAAAAGATCCGAGTGATGTCTGTTTTACGCGGGATAATACGAAAGGACCAATCAAGAAATTGATCAAAAAAGCAGAAAAGAAACGTGAAGAATTAATGGGAGAGCGGACGGAACTGGTGGATGGCGTGAGACGGTTTTGTACGCTCCCGGATATGGAAGCAATAGATGACGCGACACGATCGGCGATTGAGACTGCCTGGTCATCCTATATTGAGACGATTGACGTTGACGATCGCCGTGACGAAGCGTTCTATACAATCAAAGATATTGTCCGGAAGCTAGATAGTGGAACGGCATCGATTGGTCTTGAGCGCTATTACATTCTGATTGAGGGGGAGGGAGGAGAAGAAGATTTGATTCTTGAAATGAAACAAGCACAAACTTCTGTTCCGTCATTGTTCCTTCCCGTCTATCGTCCAGAAGCTGAAACCGTTCATCAAGGACGACGAATCATCACGTCTCAAAAAGCAATG
This window of the Exiguobacterium acetylicum genome carries:
- a CDS encoding solute:sodium symporter family transporter, giving the protein MTTSELFFTLGSAAFFMLLVAYISYRLTRGKTQGVDEYFLAGRGLSGVFIAGSLLLTNLSAEQLIGLNGQSFMGNMSSMAWEVTAGFAAIIMAIYLLPKFLGLGISTLPEYLSHRYDETVRRMTVLLFLLGYMCVTIPSMLYSGGIAVLQLFDVPELFGLSYTQSLWLVVWVVGIIGAIYAIFGGLRAVAVSDTLNGIGLVFVGFLVPILGFIALGDGNLLQGMKTIATVHPEKLNAIGSSTDAVPFFSIFTGILFANLFYWSLNQYVIQRVLGAKDLKEGQKGVLMTGFLKLLVPVFMLIPGIIAYHLYGNTLTSGDLSYPRLITELLPVSLMGFFLAVLLGAVFSSFNSLLNSIATLFVLDIYQPVFAKEASDEHLIRVSKWFGTIVALISFIIAPFLMYAPDGLWSLIRQFTGFFNIPILVIVLMGIFMKRIPAIAAKIVIVFHVFAYYLFVFGFKQLFGWDHGISYIHGYGILLVIEVLFMVFMGYRYPAVQSRKVNRRQSVELTPWKFAIPVSILLCTSIIWTYVLFSKIGLASTAGIVSIWFWPVTLGLVIATIVLWRVSLNAWEAKYRTYLEEEYRQAE
- the msrA gene encoding peptide-methionine (S)-S-oxide reductase MsrA — its product is MAKAIFAGGCFWCMVKPFHKYDGVEQVISGYTGGHTENPTYKEVCSETTGHLEAVEVTYDPSVITYEELLEIFWRQIDPTDGGGQFNDRGESYQPAIFYVDEAQREAAERSKAELDASGRFSRPVAVEIRPEKPFWPAEEYHQDYYKKNPFRYQMYSVGSGRAKFIKEAWKDQGKEKELKERLTPIQYKVTQENGTEPAFRNEYWDEERPGLYVDIVDGTPLFTSKDKFQSNCGWPSFAKPISEDKMEVELDTSHGMTRTEVRSANADSHLGHIFDDGPTELGGLRYCINSAALRFIPLEELDSAGYGEYKKHFE
- a CDS encoding DUF2252 domain-containing protein encodes the protein MFRPVYEEIRQMTIAKVLDFYDHEIRQLNEQARQEKYDKMSLSPFRFFRGSSHLFYYDVTRIPLGFDTPRDKPTWIQGDLHFENFGVHGNAKGEIIYDVNDFDEGYLGSYLYDLIRMAVSVRLFAEEAGYDPIPAIRNYVLEYLHDLKKYALGKDPSDVCFTRDNTKGPIKKLIKKAEKKREELMGERTELVDGVRRFCTLPDMEAIDDATRSAIETAWSSYIETIDVDDRRDEAFYTIKDIVRKLDSGTASIGLERYYILIEGEGGEEDLILEMKQAQTSVPSLFLPVYRPEAETVHQGRRIITSQKAMQAYEDPYLGYLTIGEKEYYVRERSPYKKKLKAKHIKSQEDLENVLCIQGQITAKVHARADQDAGIKEKVLTHHADVEIIQAIGVSDTAFLEQIERWSEAYVTRTKLDYQVFLEWVKTRRLN